In one Arachis duranensis cultivar V14167 chromosome 9, aradu.V14167.gnm2.J7QH, whole genome shotgun sequence genomic region, the following are encoded:
- the LOC107464676 gene encoding NADH dehydrogenase [ubiquinone] 1 alpha subcomplex subunit 2, with protein sequence MAWRGHLSKNIRELRFLMCQSSPASSPARIFVEKNYKELKTLNPKLPILIRECSGAEPQLWARYDFGVEKGIKLEGLSEAHISKALEDLVKAGESLKA encoded by the exons ATGGCATGGAGAGGACATCTTTCAAAGAACATAAGGGAGCTTAGGTTTTTGATGTGCCAGTCGTCACCTGCAAGCTCACCTGCAAG GATATTTGTGGAAAAGAACTATAAGGAACTCAAGACTTTGAACCCGAAATTGCCAATACTGATCCGTGAATGCAGTGGAGCGGAACCCCAACTATGGGCAAGATATG ATTTTGGTGTTGAGAAAGGAATCAAACTGGAAGGCTTGTCGGAGGCACATATCTCCAAGGCACTTGAAGATTTGGTGAAAGCTGGAGAGTCCTTGAAAGCCTGA
- the LOC107464673 gene encoding uncharacterized protein LOC107464673 has translation MEAVAQKLEQPLMVNDYHRKEVVFGDEKAQSQFTINTNLITTAADHDEVHAASATHYNTNDFGPILIQEVLKGTYHHHQDEKGISGTKEKNWLPISDSSSSSHEVNPQKALEEEEPIGVVISTTEKIREIYLKKIYIMPPNHEFYCPNCNVCIEKVVLCKTGKQTDSPQFTDEQQEPPVRCSACFGFLIQKGREWFSGFLPISAPAPGPTPTPTPKPNVARGGIEEGEIIASRRSNKGWEVLKSFVYGGLAELLASLSLVTSSASADANTLNIVALAIANLIGGLVLLIHNLRDLKNTEAREEETENEAAVDKYYELLGTRDHFYLHTFVAVLSFLIFGLLPPVVYGFSFRESDDKELKLAAVAVASLIGITLLALGKAHTQRRPNSNSYVIYFTTVLYYVTSGVLASLLTYVAGALVKRLVEQLGWFDTHPTINAGFANAMSFPIGKNQGMSYY, from the exons ATGGAAGCTGTGGCACAGAAACTGGAGCAGCCTTTAATGGTGAATGATTATCATCGAAAGGAAGTGGTGTTTGGAGATGAGAAGGCTCAATCGCAGTTTACTATTAACACTAATCTTATTACTACTGCTGCTGATCATGATGAAGTTCATGCCG CTTCTGCGACTCATTACAACACAAACGACTTTGGGCCAATATTAATACAAGAGGTTCTCAAAGGAACATACCACCACCACCAAGATGAGAAGGGTATTTCTggaacaaaggaaaaaaattggttACCCATTTCtgattcttcatcttcttctcatGAAGTGAATCCCCAGAAAGcattggaagaagaagaaccaatAGGGGTAGTAATTTCAACGACggagaaaataagagaaatataTCTGAAGAAGATATATATTATGCCACCAAACCATGAATTCTATTGCCCTAATTGTAACGTTTGCATAGAAAAAGTGGTTTTATGCAAAACTGGAAAACAAACAGATTCTCCACAATTTACTGATGAACAACAAGAACCTCCAGTCAGATGCTCTGCATGCTTCGGTTTCCTCATTCAAAAGG GTAGAGAGTGGTTTTCTGGGTTCTTACCAATTAGTGCTCCAGCCCCAG GGCCAACTCCAACTCCAACTCCAAAGCCAAATGTAGCAAGAGGAGGAATAGAGGAGGGTGAGATTATAGCAAGtagaagaagcaataaaggaTGGGAAGTTCTTAAGAGCTTTGTATATGGTGGTTTGGCTGAATTATTAGCAAGTCTCAGTCTTGTCACTTCTTCAGCTAGTGCTGATGCTAACACAT TGAACATTGTTGCTCTGGCTATTGCAAACCTCATTGGTGGCCTCGTTCTCCTCATCCATAAT CTTAGAGACCTAAAAAACACAGAAGCAAGAGAAGAGGAAACAGAAAATGAAGCAGCGGTTGATAAATACTATGAGTTACTTGGAACAAGAGATCATTTCTATCTTCACACATTTGTTGCTGTTCTATCATTCCTAATATTCGGACTATTGCCGCCGGTTGTGTACGGATTTTCGTTCCGGGAGAGCGACGACAAGGAGCTGAAGCTGGCGGCGGTTGCGGTGGCTTCTCTAATTGGCATCACATTGCTTGCATTAGGCAAAGCACATACTCAGAGGAGACCAAACAGTAACAGCTATGTTATATACTTCACCACAGTGTTGTATTATGTTACCTCTGGAGTGTTGGCATCTTTGCTTACTTATGTTGCTGGTGCACTTGTTAAGAGGCTTGTGGAACAACTTGGCTGGTTTGACACTCACCCTACTATAAATGCTGGCTTTGCCAATGCCATGTCCTTTCCTATAGGCAAGAATCAAGGAATGAGTTACTActag
- the LOC107464574 gene encoding NADH dehydrogenase [ubiquinone] 1 alpha subcomplex subunit 2-like, producing the protein MDTVRVFGSLLGEEPKLTGGTFVEKNYKELKTLNPKLPILIRECSGAEPQLWARFDFGVEKGIKLEGLSEAQISKALEDLVKAGEILKA; encoded by the exons ATGGATACTGTTCGAGTGTTCGGTTCACTTTTGGGTGAAGAACCAAAGCTAACAGGAGG GACATTTGTGGAAAAGAATTATAAGGAACTGAAGACATTGAACCCGAAATTGCCAATACTGATCCGCGAATGCAGTGGAGCTGAACCCCAATTATGGGCGAGATTTG ACTTTGGTGTTGAGAAAGGCATCAAATTGGAAGGCTTGTCTGAGGCACAGATCTCCAAGGCACTTGAAGATCTGGTGAAAGCCGGAGAGATTTTGAAAGCTTGA